A stretch of the Vitis riparia cultivar Riparia Gloire de Montpellier isolate 1030 chromosome 13, EGFV_Vit.rip_1.0, whole genome shotgun sequence genome encodes the following:
- the LOC117928236 gene encoding uclacyanin 1-like: MASKRFVGAMAILAFVLPVVAMATEFTLLKVLWSILIHAVFKYTVGWHNVFKVNGTAFTNHTIPPANEAITSGNNVITLAAPGRKWYICGVNDHCANYGQKLVITVLEESASPAPAPSNPIAPAPNSAHGISGSGYQLLMGAMVALAFLAV; the protein is encoded by the exons ATGGCTTCTAAGCGGTTTGTTGGTGCCATGGCAATCTTGGCATTTGTTCTTCCTGTTGTGGCCATGGCAACTGAATTTACT CTACTAAAAGTATTATGGTCAATTCTCATACATGCAGTCTTCAAATACACGGTGGGATGGCACAATGTCTTCAAAGTGAATGGTACGGCCTTCACGAACCACACTATACCACCAGCAAATGAAGCTATTACCAGTGGAAATAATGTAATTACACTGGCCGCGCCTGGAAGGAAGTGGTACATATGTGGTGTAAACGACCATTGCGCCAACTATGGACAGAAGCTTGTCATCACTGTATTGGAAGAGTCGGCGTCTCCTGCACCGGCCCCCTCCAACCCCATAGCACCAGCACCCAACTCTGCTCATGGGATCTCTGGGTCCGGTTATCAACTTCTGATGGGAGCCATGGTTGCTCTTGCCTTCCTAGCTGTTTGA
- the LOC117928237 gene encoding stellacyanin-like, with the protein MASKHLAALAVFAILLPAVAMATEFTVGDDQGWTINFDYVAWAKDKVFHVGDKLVFKYTAGRHNVFKVNGTAFTNCTIPPENEALTTGNDVITLATPGRKWYVCGVNDHCANYGQKLAITVLEAWVSPASAPSTPAASAPSTPAAPGPSTPTAPAPSTPAAPAPSSAYGISVSGYQLLMAAMVAVAFLVV; encoded by the exons ATGGCTTCTAAACATTTAGCTGCCCTTGCAGTCTTCGCAATTCTTCTTCCTGCTGTGGCCATGGCAACTGAGTTTACTGTTGGAGATGATCAAGGTTGGACCATTAATTTCGACTATGTAGCCTGGGCCAAGGacaaagtctttcatgttgGCGATAAACTAG TCTTCAAATACACGGCGGGAAGGCACAATGTCTTCAAAGTTAACGGTACTGCCTTCACGAACTGCACTATACCACCAGAAAATGAGGCTCTTACCACTGGAAATGATGTGATTACACTGGCCACCCCTGGAAGGAAGTGGTATGTTTGTGGTGTGAACGACCATTGTGCCAACTATGGACAGAAGCTTGCCATCACAGTGCTGGAAGCGTGGGTGTCTCCTGCATCAGCCCCCTCCACCCCCGCAGCATCAGCTCCCTCCACCCCCGCAGCGCCAGGCCCCTCCACCCCCACAGCACCAGCCCCCTCCACCCCCGCAGCACCAGCACCCAGTTCTGCTTATGGGATCTCGGTGTCTGGGTATCAGCTGCTGATGGCAGCCATGGTTGCTGTTGCTTTCCTAGTCGTTTGA
- the LOC117928238 gene encoding flavin-containing monooxygenase FMO GS-OX-like 2 — translation MAQSARVAVIGAGVAGLAAARELHREGHRVVVLEKRHSLGGTWLYDSRVDSDPLSLDPARDVVGTSLYHSLRTNLPRQLMGFLDYPFAKLPHEDQRTFPGHEEVLRFLNEFADEFQLRELIRFCTEVVRVDRAEGRNDAWVVESRNHGSDSAAVVREVYDAVVVCNGHFTEPQLAKVPGIKKWRGYQIHSHNYRTPEPFTGQVFLHLP, via the exons ATGGCCCAGTCAGCGAGAGTGGCGGTGATCGGAGCAGGCGTCGCCGGCCTCGCTGCCGCCCGGGAGCTTCATCGGGAAGGCCACCGCGTCGTCGTCCTCGAAAAAAGACACAGTCTCGGCGGAACCTGGCTATACGACTCACGAGTCGACTCCGATCCGCTCAGCCTCGACCCGGCCCGCGACGTCGTCGGCACCAGTCTCTACCACTCTCTCCGCACCAACCTCCCCCGCCAACTTATGGGCTTTCTCGATTACCCATTTGCGAAGCTCCCCCATGAGGACCAAAGAACCTTTCCAGGTCACGAGGAGGTGCTTCGGTTTCTGAACGAGTTCGCCGACGAGTTCCAACTCCGCGAGTTGATTCGGTTCTGCACCGAGGTCGTCCGAGTGGATCGAGCCGAGGGAAGGAACGACGCGTGGGTGGTTGAATCTAGGAATCACGGGTCTGACTCGGCAGCGGTGGTGAGGGAGGTGTATGACGCTGTGGTCGTTTGTAACGGTCACTTCACTGAGCCCCAGCTCGCTAAGGTTCCAG GTATTAAGAAATGGCGTGGATATCAAATACATAGTCATAATTATCGTACTCCCGAACCGTTCACGGGTCAGGTATTTCTTCATTTGCCATAA